A genomic stretch from Lathyrus oleraceus cultivar Zhongwan6 chromosome 2, CAAS_Psat_ZW6_1.0, whole genome shotgun sequence includes:
- the LOC127117474 gene encoding SNF1-related protein kinase regulatory subunit beta-2 isoform X2 — MGSNSRRKDGEGTSGIKRVEEEDDDNYEYEQHMNFMPSQILLDMQQVPGMMRQVESPQRWMHNGYVETMVHERLKSVRIVWIHGGTNVAIAGSWNNWEITETLQNVGQHFVIVKTLPIRIYHYRFIVDGYWTHAPEFPYDLDDSGYIYNILDLQDYIPIRVQNSEDPSSPPSSYDNIFLNEDDFNKPPPELPPQLQVTITQEAASTSDAVEHL; from the exons ATGGGAAGTAATAGTAGAAGAAAAGATGGTGAAGGAACTTCTGGAATCAAAAgggttgaagaagaagatgatgataATTATGAATATGAACAACATATGAATTTTATGCCTTCTCAAATTCTTCTTGACATGCAACAG GTCCCTGGAATGATGAGACAAGTTGAATCGCCACAAAGATGGATGCACAACGGATATGTAGAAACAATGGTTCATGAAAGATTGAAAAGTGTGAGGATTGTATGGATTCATGGAGGTACCAATGTTGCTATTGCAGGTTCCTGGAACAACTGGGAAATAAC AGAGACCTTGCAGAATGTAGGTCAACACTTTGTGATTGTGAAAACACTTCCAATAAGAATCTATCATTACCGTTTCATCGTAGACGGTTATTGGACACACGCTCCAGAGTTTCCATACGATCTCGATGATTCGGGTTATATCTACAATATATTGGATTTGCAG GATTATATCCCGATAAGAGTACAAAATTCTGAAGATCCATCATCGCCTCCGTCGAGTTACGATAACATATTCTTAAATGAAGATGATTTCAACAAACCTCCACCAGAATTACCACCACAACTACAAGTTACAATAACACAAGAAGCCGCGTCCACGAGCGATGCTG TTGAACATTTGTAA
- the LOC127117475 gene encoding uncharacterized protein LOC127117475, whose amino-acid sequence MASITKVILLYSPLTSKTSFLPKSPSLSHTILSPKTSLKVHAQLGGRDEETKKAEKKKFITKEQEPEQYWQSAGEREGENPMKTPLPYIIIFGMSTPFVILAIAFANGWIKVPIR is encoded by the exons ATGGCTTCAATCACCAAAGTGATTCTTCTTTATTCTCCTCTTACCTCCAAAACTTCATTTCTTCCTAAATCACCTTCACTTTCTCACACCATTCTCTCTCCCAAAACAAGTCTCAAAGTTCATGCTCAATTAG GTGGTCGAGATGAAGAAACAAAGAAAGCAGAAAAAAAGAAATTCATAACCAAAGAACAAGAACCTGAACA ATATTGGCAATCAGCAGGAGAGAGAGAAGGAGAGAATCCAATGAAGACACCACTTCCTTACATTATCATATTTGGTATGTCAACTCCTTTTGTAATCTTAGCCATTGCTTTTGCAAATGGTTGGATTAAGGTACCTATTAGATAA
- the LOC127117474 gene encoding SNF1-related protein kinase regulatory subunit beta-2 isoform X1 produces MGSNSRRKDGEGTSGIKRVEEEDDDNYEYEQHMNFMPSQILLDMQQVPGMMRQVESPQRWMHNGYVETMVHERLKSVRIVWIHGGTNVAIAGSWNNWEITETLQNVGQHFVIVKTLPIRIYHYRFIVDGYWTHAPEFPYDLDDSGYIYNILDLQDYIPIRVQNSEDPSSPPSSYDNIFLNEDDFNKPPPELPPQLQVTITQEAASTSDAGTVSVPSLTHVDLNHLYIHKSDDEQFVALRSTHRFQQKFVTTVMYKSLHRER; encoded by the exons ATGGGAAGTAATAGTAGAAGAAAAGATGGTGAAGGAACTTCTGGAATCAAAAgggttgaagaagaagatgatgataATTATGAATATGAACAACATATGAATTTTATGCCTTCTCAAATTCTTCTTGACATGCAACAG GTCCCTGGAATGATGAGACAAGTTGAATCGCCACAAAGATGGATGCACAACGGATATGTAGAAACAATGGTTCATGAAAGATTGAAAAGTGTGAGGATTGTATGGATTCATGGAGGTACCAATGTTGCTATTGCAGGTTCCTGGAACAACTGGGAAATAAC AGAGACCTTGCAGAATGTAGGTCAACACTTTGTGATTGTGAAAACACTTCCAATAAGAATCTATCATTACCGTTTCATCGTAGACGGTTATTGGACACACGCTCCAGAGTTTCCATACGATCTCGATGATTCGGGTTATATCTACAATATATTGGATTTGCAG GATTATATCCCGATAAGAGTACAAAATTCTGAAGATCCATCATCGCCTCCGTCGAGTTACGATAACATATTCTTAAATGAAGATGATTTCAACAAACCTCCACCAGAATTACCACCACAACTACAAGTTACAATAACACAAGAAGCCGCGTCCACGAGCGATGCTGGTACGGTTTCGGTCCCTAGTTTAACACATGTGGATTTGAATCATCTATACATTCACAAATCTGATGATGAACAATTTGTGGCACTAAGATCAACTCATAGGTTTCAACAAAAATTTGTCACTACAGTAATGTACAAGTCCCTGCACAGAGAAAGATAA